AGTTGCCCTACTGTACCAATAATCTTGCGACCATTAAACTGGTTGACAAACAGCTGGGCTACCCCTTCATCCATTAACTGATCAATACCTTTATTAAGCTGCTTAGTCTTCATTGGGTCGGCGTTCTCTATGTATTTGAACATCTCGGGAGAGAAGCTAGGTAATCCTTTGAAGTGTAGCTCTTCTCCTTCCGTCAGCGTATCACCAATTTTAAAGTTTCCGGTATCGGGCAACCCGATGATATCTCCCGGATAAGCCTCGTCAATAGTACTCTTCTTCTGAGCCATAAACTGAGTAGGTGAGGAAAAACGCATAGTTTTGCCATGACGCACATGCTTATAGGGGGCATTCCGCACAAACTTTCCAGAACAAACTTTGCAGAAAGCCACGCAGGAACGGTGGTTAGGGTCAATATTAGCTGTAATTTTAAAGATAAATCCGGTAAACTTCTCATCTTCAGGATTTACAACCCGTTCCTCAGCCTGAACCGGACGTGGAGATGGAGCTATTTCGACAAAACAGTCCAGCAGTTCCTGCACACCAAAATTATTAAGAGCCGATCCAAAGAATACGGGTGCAATCTCTGCTTTGAGGTAATCATTCACATCAAATTCAGGATAAACTCCATCAACTAATTCTAAGTCCATACGGAGCTTCTCAGCCAGTTGCTCACCAATATTATGTTCTAGTTCCTCACTATCTATATCGATTTCCACCTTCTCAGTAACAACCTGTTTGCTTGGCTGATAAAGGTCTAATTTACCTTCGTATATATTATAAACGCCTTTAAAACGAAGCCCTTGTTCAATAGGCCAGCTCAAGGGGCGAACCTTAATCTGAAGTTCGGCTTCAATTTCATCTAGCAAATCAAAGGGATCGCGTCCTTCGCGGTCCATCTTATTGATAAATACAATTACAGGGGTATTTCTCATTCGGCAGACTTCCATCAGCTTCCGGGTCTGCGCCTCAACCCCTTTGGCTCCGTCTA
The Bacteroides sedimenti genome window above contains:
- a CDS encoding peptide chain release factor 3 — its product is MLDEIKRRRTFAIISHPDAGKTTLTEKLLLFGGQIQVAGAVKSNKIKKTATSDWMEIEKQRGISVTTSVMEFDYRDFKVNILDTPGHQDFAEDTFRTLTAVDSVIIVVDGAKGVEAQTRKLMEVCRMRNTPVIVFINKMDREGRDPFDLLDEIEAELQIKVRPLSWPIEQGLRFKGVYNIYEGKLDLYQPSKQVVTEKVEIDIDSEELEHNIGEQLAEKLRMDLELVDGVYPEFDVNDYLKAEIAPVFFGSALNNFGVQELLDCFVEIAPSPRPVQAEERVVNPEDEKFTGFIFKITANIDPNHRSCVAFCKVCSGKFVRNAPYKHVRHGKTMRFSSPTQFMAQKKSTIDEAYPGDIIGLPDTGNFKIGDTLTEGEELHFKGLPSFSPEMFKYIENADPMKTKQLNKGIDQLMDEGVAQLFVNQFNGRKIIGTVGQLQFEVIQYRLLNEYNAACRWEPLSLYKACWIESDNAEELEAFKKRKYQFMAKDREGRDVFLADSNYVLQMAQMDFKSIKFHFTSEF